One region of Mycolicibacterium rhodesiae NBB3 genomic DNA includes:
- a CDS encoding DUF1214 domain-containing protein — translation MTDHSSSAIRAAWGRFRELHDELLDLALGQGDLDDGTVAALLGHMVGHIQYMGLQLRSDPAHPTLINAQYSPWNWGHSNPDTLYLSARINDAHDYRVYGRLGSAAQTTFGVYAGKDDQAHAVKALADDLVVEPDGSFEIFFSREKMGKAANWFQLPPGADSFCCYQTFGDWDAQLKGAIRIECLNPGTPAGPNSVEQSVASFDAHLTASRDLFTMWVKDIPARVFGSLPKNFVIAPMQPPSAMAGAWFVPIAWELRDDEAAVIEYEVPPGAPYVGICLTNAWSEMIDIETRQTSLNLGQSVVDDGRVRILLSTNDFGVQNWLDARGYRSGIVTWRASTPEQPAAPALTVIKTNEIGDHFDAKQRVTEAERAAAIGSRLRHFAARNTP, via the coding sequence GTGACCGACCACAGCAGTAGCGCGATTCGCGCCGCCTGGGGGCGCTTCCGCGAACTGCACGACGAGCTGCTCGACCTGGCTTTGGGGCAGGGTGATCTCGACGACGGTACGGTCGCCGCGTTGCTCGGTCACATGGTCGGCCACATTCAATACATGGGTCTGCAACTGCGCAGCGATCCGGCACATCCGACGTTGATCAACGCGCAGTACTCGCCGTGGAATTGGGGCCATTCCAACCCGGACACGCTCTACCTGTCCGCGCGCATAAACGACGCACACGACTACCGGGTGTACGGCCGGCTCGGCTCCGCCGCCCAGACGACCTTCGGTGTCTACGCGGGCAAGGACGACCAGGCGCACGCGGTGAAGGCGCTTGCCGATGATCTCGTCGTCGAGCCGGACGGCTCGTTCGAGATCTTCTTCAGCAGAGAGAAGATGGGCAAGGCGGCCAACTGGTTTCAGCTTCCACCCGGTGCCGACTCGTTCTGCTGCTATCAGACGTTCGGTGACTGGGACGCACAGCTGAAGGGCGCCATCCGCATCGAGTGCCTGAATCCTGGCACGCCTGCCGGCCCGAATTCGGTCGAGCAGTCCGTGGCGAGCTTCGATGCGCACCTCACGGCCTCGCGCGACCTGTTCACCATGTGGGTCAAGGACATTCCCGCGCGGGTGTTCGGTTCACTGCCGAAGAACTTCGTCATCGCGCCGATGCAGCCGCCGTCGGCGATGGCCGGCGCATGGTTCGTCCCGATCGCCTGGGAACTGCGGGACGACGAAGCCGCCGTCATCGAATACGAGGTGCCGCCGGGCGCTCCCTACGTCGGCATCTGCCTGACCAACGCGTGGAGCGAAATGATCGACATCGAGACCAGGCAGACCAGTCTCAACCTGGGGCAGTCCGTCGTAGACGACGGGCGAGTGCGGATTCTGCTGTCCACGAATGACTTCGGAGTGCAGAACTGGCTCGACGCGCGGGGCTACCGGAGCGGCATCGTGACGTGGCGTGCGAGTACACCCGAACAGCCCGCGGCCCCGGCTCTCACGGTCATCAAGACCAACGAGATCGGCGACCACTTCGACGCGAAGCAGCGGGTCACCGAGGCCGAACGCGCCGCCGCCATCGGATCGCGCCTGCGGCACTTCGCGGCGCGGAACACACCGTGA
- a CDS encoding sulfotransferase family protein, with protein sequence MQRRLRSRGVIHIAIDAPPRPLPIRVLNLGYRTARRFGARPMKLRKRALMDRASRQANGLKDFGDPRFEEGLDRLIDALESEDRLNGIGRIIATSHITNLLRQRLLLTEHLRTHPEIRLEVIEKPIFLVGAPRTGTTITHHLLSQDDRFRYPLTWECDELHPPLDPATMQTDPRIKRSQKLIDRSLSLAPDLDAAHPMGAWEAQECALLHAYAFHSETFHVMFNCQSYDRWLAEQDRTWVYEEQRLLLQYMQSGGLRPAESWLLKTPPHMNNIDKILTVFPDARLVTTYREPTEVVASSCKLTGTVFAMVDDNVDWHDHGRYMRWRTGGMLERNVELREQFAARSDQFLDFPMDRMVGEPMACVEEIYSHFGIELTEQTRRKMVRFMAKRGQSARKPNIYDAADYGLDVDELWPQFQYYRDFYGIEDTRDRPQQ encoded by the coding sequence GTGCAGCGGCGCCTACGCAGCAGAGGGGTGATCCACATCGCCATCGACGCGCCGCCGCGGCCGCTGCCCATTCGGGTGCTGAACCTCGGTTACCGCACCGCCCGCCGGTTCGGGGCCCGCCCCATGAAGTTGCGCAAGCGTGCCCTGATGGACCGGGCCAGCCGACAGGCCAACGGCCTCAAAGACTTTGGCGATCCGCGGTTCGAAGAAGGCTTGGACCGACTCATCGACGCCCTCGAGTCCGAGGATCGTCTGAACGGCATCGGTCGGATCATCGCCACATCACACATCACCAACCTGCTCCGCCAACGACTCCTGTTGACCGAGCACCTACGCACCCACCCCGAGATCCGCCTCGAAGTCATCGAGAAACCCATCTTCCTCGTCGGTGCGCCGCGAACGGGAACGACGATCACCCATCACCTGCTGAGCCAGGACGACCGCTTCCGTTATCCCCTTACCTGGGAGTGCGACGAACTGCACCCGCCGCTGGATCCCGCGACGATGCAGACCGATCCTCGGATCAAGCGCAGTCAGAAGCTGATCGACCGGAGTCTGTCGCTGGCACCGGATCTCGACGCCGCGCACCCCATGGGCGCGTGGGAGGCCCAGGAGTGCGCACTGTTGCACGCCTACGCCTTCCACAGCGAGACCTTCCATGTGATGTTCAACTGTCAGAGCTACGACCGGTGGTTGGCCGAGCAGGACCGCACATGGGTCTACGAGGAGCAGCGCCTGCTGCTGCAGTACATGCAGAGCGGCGGCCTGCGCCCGGCGGAGAGTTGGTTGTTGAAGACTCCGCCGCACATGAACAACATCGACAAGATCCTCACTGTCTTTCCCGATGCCCGGTTGGTGACGACGTATCGCGAACCGACCGAGGTCGTCGCATCGAGTTGCAAGCTGACTGGGACGGTCTTCGCGATGGTCGACGACAATGTCGACTGGCACGATCACGGCCGATACATGCGCTGGCGCACCGGCGGAATGCTCGAGCGCAACGTCGAGCTGCGTGAGCAGTTCGCCGCGCGGTCCGACCAGTTCCTCGATTTCCCCATGGACCGCATGGTGGGAGAACCGATGGCCTGCGTCGAGGAGATCTACTCGCACTTCGGAATCGAACTCACGGAGCAGACACGCCGCAAGATGGTCCGGTTCATGGCGAAGCGCGGCCAGTCGGCCCGCAAGCCCAACATCTACGACGCTGCCGACTACGGGCTGGACGTCGACGAATTATGGCCCCAGTTCCAGTACTACAGGGACTTCTACGGAATCGAGGACACCCGTGACCGACCACAGCAGTAG
- a CDS encoding TetR/AcrR family transcriptional regulator has protein sequence MQSIRGRPRDRRIDDAVLRATIELLEEVGYTRLTIPLVAARAGATPPAVYRRWPTKVELVYEAVFPTPPNAELPLTGSIDDAVRTLVRSSVALFSAPAVHTAWSGLMAELPSEPGLSARLLGQQQDSTYRRLQGFLDEAASEGRAAPGVDARVLVDMIGGTVLMALANERMIDDAWIEQTSALIVDGLAR, from the coding sequence ATGCAGTCAATCAGAGGTCGGCCACGTGATCGGCGGATCGACGACGCCGTGTTGCGCGCGACGATCGAGCTGCTGGAGGAGGTCGGCTACACACGGCTGACCATCCCGCTCGTGGCGGCACGCGCCGGTGCGACGCCGCCCGCGGTCTACCGGCGCTGGCCGACGAAGGTCGAACTCGTCTACGAGGCCGTGTTCCCGACGCCACCGAACGCGGAGTTGCCGCTGACCGGAAGCATCGACGACGCGGTCCGCACGCTCGTTCGGTCGTCGGTCGCGTTGTTCAGCGCGCCCGCGGTGCATACGGCGTGGTCGGGACTGATGGCCGAGTTGCCTTCTGAGCCAGGACTATCGGCTCGACTGCTCGGCCAGCAGCAGGACAGCACCTACCGACGGTTGCAGGGTTTCCTCGATGAGGCGGCGTCGGAAGGACGTGCCGCTCCGGGAGTCGACGCCCGCGTCCTGGTCGACATGATCGGTGGCACCGTGCTGATGGCACTTGCCAACGAACGGATGATCGACGACGCATGGATCGAGCAGACCTCGGCGCTGATCGTTGACGGGTTGGCGCGATAA
- a CDS encoding class I tRNA ligase family protein gives MTGHNIDVIFTPPPTPDGGLHVGHIAGPYLRADLNRRLLEAVGSPAAHVSHIDNYQTYVTKKAQQLGKETNQFRDEMTAQIGSDFDGFGIHFDQSIDNTADAYRVYLASGLAELFDNERAIRQPEIVGQDTRYGAVESFVSGTCPNCLQRAFINVCENCGSPMDLARALSPVEESTGRCEFVQVNDSRVPTAFMIDYQDIAWLQGWHLEIDSDSPSLIRLIRELEPSRIALTFRSDYGYMVTPGRVVNPWFEIFFAHCYALGQLLGLPADLSFGQLRTELSKADLRPWVTYYFGFDNSFYYGVLFPLLAHILDVPTMMPDTLKANRFLKINGAKVSSSRGNAIWARDLASRHPVATLRGALAAVTPEVAELDFHEDMLTAISSWPDPSDSARPIFDSPATLTGKNLRSTLELLSCPERFSVAELLNRIGNAVAFAESPHAFDAERVELIGMVAHLRNVLDI, from the coding sequence ATGACCGGTCATAACATCGACGTCATCTTCACCCCGCCGCCGACACCTGACGGCGGTCTCCACGTCGGCCACATCGCGGGGCCCTATCTGCGCGCGGACCTCAATCGACGGCTGCTGGAGGCAGTCGGCAGTCCGGCAGCGCACGTCTCGCACATCGACAACTACCAGACGTACGTGACCAAGAAGGCGCAGCAGCTGGGCAAGGAGACCAATCAGTTCCGCGACGAGATGACCGCACAGATCGGCTCCGACTTCGACGGCTTCGGAATACATTTCGATCAGAGCATCGACAACACCGCCGATGCTTACCGCGTCTACCTGGCCTCCGGTCTGGCCGAACTCTTCGACAACGAGCGGGCGATCCGGCAGCCGGAGATCGTCGGGCAGGACACCCGGTACGGAGCCGTCGAGTCTTTCGTCTCCGGGACCTGTCCGAACTGCCTGCAGCGTGCCTTCATCAACGTGTGCGAGAACTGCGGCAGCCCCATGGATTTGGCGCGGGCTCTGAGCCCCGTCGAAGAATCCACCGGACGCTGCGAATTCGTTCAGGTGAACGACTCGCGGGTTCCGACGGCGTTCATGATCGACTACCAGGACATCGCCTGGCTGCAGGGATGGCACCTGGAAATCGACTCGGACAGCCCGTCGTTGATCCGGTTGATCCGTGAGCTGGAGCCCAGTCGCATCGCGCTGACATTCCGCAGCGACTACGGATACATGGTGACACCGGGCAGGGTCGTCAATCCGTGGTTCGAGATCTTCTTCGCGCACTGCTATGCGCTGGGACAACTGTTGGGTCTCCCCGCCGACCTCAGCTTCGGCCAGCTGAGGACAGAACTGTCGAAGGCCGACCTCCGACCCTGGGTCACCTACTACTTCGGGTTCGACAACAGCTTTTACTACGGCGTCCTGTTCCCCTTGCTCGCCCACATACTCGATGTTCCGACGATGATGCCAGACACCTTGAAGGCCAACAGGTTTCTGAAGATCAACGGAGCCAAAGTGTCGTCGAGCCGGGGCAACGCGATCTGGGCACGCGACCTGGCATCGCGCCATCCTGTGGCGACACTGCGCGGGGCACTGGCGGCCGTGACGCCCGAGGTCGCCGAGCTCGACTTTCACGAAGACATGCTGACCGCGATTTCGTCGTGGCCGGATCCGAGCGACTCTGCGCGGCCCATCTTCGACAGCCCGGCCACGCTGACGGGAAAGAACCTTCGCTCGACCCTCGAACTGCTGTCCTGCCCTGAACGGTTCTCTGTCGCTGAACTCCTCAACCGGATCGGCAACGCCGTGGCGTTCGCAGAATCACCTCACGCGTTCGACGCCGAGCGCGTCGAACTGATCGGAATGGTTGCCCATTTGCGCAACGTCCTCGACATCTAG
- a CDS encoding adenylate/guanylate cyclase domain-containing protein, with amino-acid sequence MSAIPETVYARDADAHLAYQVVDNAGPDLLFVPTPRFPIDLIWDDYTVADQLRRLASFGRLILTDLLGVGSSDAVPIYERPAMQGWTDGLIAVLDAAGSERASVFAMAGSALPAMLLAATHPERVRSLVLWSPYAYFLRTPDQPFAIPEQSLDKLSDLVGQTAGSGAAIEVLAPSWRKDAAKRRWYGRGERLAGGRGYFKAVSDLFQHTDMRPVLESIQAPTLVLHRRDDPFVVAGHAKYVADRIPNARRVTLDGNDHEWFAGDSDRVLDEIGAFLTGGRRARPTNRVLSTVLFTDIVGSTERATALGDHAWGSILAAHNQAVEREAIDARGKVVKFTGDGALATFDGPARAINCACAIRDAVGKFGLHIRAGLHTGEVEIEDDDVHGIAVHIAARIMGIAGPDEVLVSGAVPPLVLGSGLAFDERGSYELKGVPDRWPVLAVHN; translated from the coding sequence ATGTCGGCGATACCCGAAACCGTCTATGCGCGAGATGCCGACGCCCACCTCGCATACCAAGTCGTGGACAACGCAGGCCCCGATCTGTTGTTCGTACCCACACCCAGGTTTCCCATCGACCTGATCTGGGACGACTACACGGTGGCCGACCAACTGCGACGTCTCGCCTCGTTCGGTCGGCTGATCCTGACCGACCTGCTGGGAGTGGGCAGCTCGGATGCGGTGCCGATCTACGAACGTCCGGCGATGCAGGGGTGGACGGACGGACTCATCGCAGTGCTCGACGCCGCGGGCAGCGAACGGGCTTCGGTGTTCGCGATGGCGGGATCCGCGCTTCCGGCAATGCTTTTGGCGGCGACCCATCCCGAACGGGTGAGATCGCTCGTGCTGTGGAGCCCCTACGCGTACTTCCTGCGGACGCCGGATCAGCCGTTCGCCATTCCTGAACAGTCGCTGGACAAGTTGTCCGACCTCGTCGGCCAGACCGCGGGAAGCGGTGCGGCAATCGAGGTGCTCGCGCCGAGCTGGCGCAAGGATGCGGCGAAACGACGCTGGTATGGGCGCGGCGAACGACTGGCCGGCGGGCGCGGATATTTCAAGGCGGTCAGCGACTTGTTCCAGCACACCGACATGCGGCCGGTGTTGGAGAGCATCCAGGCGCCCACGCTTGTTCTGCATCGACGCGACGACCCGTTCGTCGTCGCCGGTCACGCCAAGTACGTAGCCGATCGGATTCCCAATGCGCGGCGGGTGACGCTCGACGGTAACGACCATGAATGGTTCGCGGGTGACTCCGATCGGGTGCTCGACGAAATAGGAGCGTTCCTCACCGGAGGTCGACGAGCCAGACCGACCAACCGTGTGCTGTCGACGGTGCTGTTCACCGACATCGTCGGATCGACCGAGCGGGCAACGGCTCTGGGTGACCACGCATGGGGTTCGATCCTCGCCGCGCACAACCAGGCGGTCGAGCGGGAGGCCATCGACGCCAGGGGCAAGGTCGTCAAATTCACCGGCGACGGAGCGCTCGCCACTTTCGACGGGCCGGCACGGGCGATCAACTGCGCGTGCGCAATCCGCGATGCGGTCGGCAAATTCGGACTGCACATTCGCGCCGGCCTGCACACCGGGGAGGTCGAGATCGAGGACGATGACGTCCACGGCATCGCCGTGCACATCGCGGCGCGCATCATGGGAATCGCGGGACCCGATGAGGTTCTGGTATCGGGTGCGGTCCCCCCGCTGGTGCTGGGATCGGGACTCGCATTCGACGAGCGCGGCAGTTACGAGCTCAAAGGCGTACCCGACCGCTGGCCCGTCCTAGCAGTGCACAACTGA
- a CDS encoding transglycosylase SLT domain-containing protein codes for MRHTRTVREQRCRKGARHQLLIFVAGACLLAGCTHSAPPAAPPEPTVAPSSIPAQTLDQPTSPGPATIPLGAQPAIASDPAQLADDLVADEQALRAPSTPEPALTSAARRQQAAYRAIGRTPEWDPIIRPRIPPWLIATYDLNVDARRQLYPMTEVKDTVPAWRIVAPAPADALLAHYREAEAATGVGWNYLAAIHLIETRFGSIEGTSTAGAQGPMQFLPSTFEAYGDGGDIHSLRDSIMAAGRYLAANDFANNRDNAIFRYNNSDRYVRAVHDYAGVLAADPAAFAGYYRWEVYYRTTAGDVLLPVGYMSTTPIPVATYLADHPQ; via the coding sequence ATGAGACACACTCGGACGGTGCGTGAACAACGGTGTCGCAAAGGTGCTCGGCATCAGCTCCTGATCTTCGTCGCCGGAGCCTGCCTGTTGGCGGGCTGCACGCACAGTGCGCCGCCCGCTGCGCCACCAGAACCCACGGTAGCGCCCAGCAGCATCCCCGCCCAGACGTTGGACCAGCCGACCTCTCCCGGTCCGGCCACCATTCCGCTGGGTGCGCAGCCCGCGATCGCTTCCGACCCCGCTCAGCTCGCCGACGATCTCGTCGCCGACGAGCAAGCGCTACGAGCCCCGTCGACACCGGAACCGGCGCTCACTTCAGCGGCACGGCGTCAGCAGGCGGCCTACCGGGCCATCGGACGCACCCCCGAGTGGGACCCGATCATCCGCCCTCGAATTCCACCGTGGCTCATCGCGACCTACGACCTCAACGTCGACGCTCGGCGACAGCTGTATCCGATGACGGAGGTGAAGGACACGGTCCCGGCGTGGCGGATCGTGGCTCCTGCCCCGGCGGACGCATTGCTGGCGCACTATCGCGAGGCCGAGGCTGCTACCGGCGTCGGTTGGAACTATCTGGCGGCGATCCACCTCATCGAGACCCGCTTCGGCAGCATCGAAGGCACCAGCACAGCGGGAGCACAGGGTCCAATGCAGTTCCTGCCGTCCACATTCGAGGCGTACGGCGACGGTGGCGATATTCACTCGCTCCGGGACAGCATCATGGCGGCGGGGCGGTATCTCGCCGCAAATGACTTTGCCAACAATCGCGACAACGCGATATTCCGGTACAACAACTCGGACCGGTACGTCCGCGCGGTCCATGACTACGCCGGTGTGCTGGCGGCCGATCCGGCTGCCTTCGCCGGTTATTACCGCTGGGAGGTCTACTACCGCACCACCGCCGGCGATGTGTTGCTGCCCGTCGGCTACATGTCGACAACGCCGATCCCGGTGGCGACCTACCTGGCCGATCATCCGCAGTAG
- a CDS encoding Dabb family protein, translating to MDRQPSGITHIVAFRYRPSTTDEQRAEVLNRFLALKEGCKRAGENYIVSLTGGDCTGSPEGLTAGFQQAFIVTFKDRGDFEYYLGAPFASPFDPAHDKFKKFAIPLLSVDEQGNTNGAMVFDFCHTNGLMSAGGYR from the coding sequence GTGGATCGACAGCCGTCCGGGATCACGCACATCGTGGCGTTCAGGTACCGACCGAGCACTACGGACGAGCAACGAGCCGAAGTCTTGAACAGGTTCTTGGCGCTGAAGGAAGGGTGCAAGCGTGCGGGGGAGAACTACATTGTCTCGCTGACAGGTGGGGATTGCACCGGAAGCCCGGAGGGGCTCACAGCGGGCTTTCAGCAGGCCTTCATCGTGACGTTCAAGGATCGCGGCGATTTCGAGTACTACCTGGGCGCACCATTTGCGTCGCCCTTCGATCCCGCCCACGACAAGTTCAAGAAGTTCGCAATTCCGCTGCTGTCTGTCGATGAGCAGGGAAACACGAACGGCGCCATGGTGTTCGACTTCTGTCACACCAACGGCCTGATGTCAGCGGGCGGGTATCGATAG
- a CDS encoding acyl-CoA dehydrogenase family protein: protein MAWDFSTEPEFQRKLDWVKQFCEEKVEPLDHVFPHAVRLPDPAVKAYVRELQQEVKDQGLWAIFLDEELGGPGFGQLKLGLLNEVIGRYAGAPHMFGASAPDTGNMEMLAAYGTEEQKERWLKPLLNQDIFSAYSMTEPQGGSDPNLFRTTAVRYGDEWVINGEKWFTSAGRVADILFVMCTNGMFVVPRDTPGVEIMPEPRNHNHIIYRDVRVPLDHLLGPEDGAKTLAQRRLGGGRIHHAMRTIAQCNLAFDMMCERALSRESHGRLISDHQMVQEKIAESYAMIKMLRLFVLETAWKIDNTSTQEARTEIAAVKFTMSKTLREVSFNALHILGSLGTTDLTPIQAMYAAAPTMGIADGVDEVHKATVARRVLGNYTRHEGNFPTEFLPYKREEARKKMQPLLDARPELAAAAEAYQKYLGRRR, encoded by the coding sequence ATGGCTTGGGATTTCAGCACCGAACCGGAGTTTCAGCGCAAACTCGACTGGGTCAAGCAATTCTGCGAGGAGAAGGTCGAGCCACTCGACCACGTTTTTCCGCATGCCGTGCGCTTGCCCGACCCCGCAGTGAAAGCCTATGTGCGCGAACTGCAACAGGAAGTCAAGGATCAGGGCCTATGGGCGATCTTCCTCGACGAGGAACTCGGCGGGCCAGGGTTCGGTCAACTGAAGCTCGGTTTGCTCAACGAGGTGATCGGACGCTACGCCGGGGCCCCGCACATGTTCGGCGCGTCTGCACCCGATACGGGGAACATGGAGATGCTCGCCGCCTACGGGACCGAGGAGCAGAAGGAGCGGTGGCTGAAGCCGCTGCTCAACCAGGACATCTTCTCGGCCTACTCGATGACCGAACCGCAGGGCGGCAGCGATCCCAACCTCTTCAGGACGACCGCCGTGCGCTACGGCGACGAGTGGGTGATCAACGGCGAGAAGTGGTTCACCTCCGCGGGCCGCGTCGCCGACATCCTTTTCGTGATGTGCACCAACGGCATGTTCGTGGTGCCGCGGGACACGCCGGGTGTGGAGATCATGCCCGAGCCGCGCAACCACAACCACATCATCTACCGCGATGTGCGGGTGCCGCTCGACCATCTCCTCGGCCCGGAGGACGGCGCAAAGACGTTGGCGCAGAGGCGTCTTGGTGGCGGCCGCATCCATCACGCGATGCGTACCATCGCGCAGTGCAACCTCGCGTTCGACATGATGTGCGAGCGGGCGCTGTCGCGTGAGTCGCACGGCAGGCTCATCTCCGATCACCAGATGGTGCAGGAGAAGATCGCCGAGTCCTACGCGATGATCAAGATGCTGCGCCTGTTCGTCCTCGAGACGGCGTGGAAGATCGACAACACCTCCACCCAGGAGGCCCGCACCGAGATCGCGGCCGTCAAGTTCACGATGTCCAAAACGCTGCGCGAGGTCTCGTTCAACGCACTGCACATCCTCGGATCGCTGGGTACCACCGACCTGACCCCGATCCAGGCGATGTACGCGGCTGCGCCGACGATGGGCATCGCCGACGGTGTCGACGAGGTGCACAAAGCCACCGTGGCCCGGCGCGTCCTCGGTAACTACACACGCCACGAGGGCAACTTCCCGACCGAATTCCTGCCCTACAAGAGGGAGGAGGCGCGGAAGAAGATGCAGCCGCTGCTCGACGCGCGCCCCGAACTGGCCGCCGCGGCCGAGGCGTACCAGAAGTATCTCGGTCGCCGTCGCTAG
- a CDS encoding SDR family NAD(P)-dependent oxidoreductase, translating into MTQLSDKVALITGVSSGLGAVVAQVFAERGAKVFGIARRADEMAAVFTDVPGGKYASVDISSPDACRDAVAQTVDAFGRLDILVNVAGYHQMRHTTTMTDEEWDRDLAVNLNGPFYLCRAALPHLLETAGNIVNVTSIAGVEGEVYSAGYCAAKHGLVGLTRALAIEFTKEKIRVNAICPGGMPTPQATEFTAPANADWDLILRIASPRGFMDPVDVAKSVAFLASDDAAAIHGAVYRVDNGKGAG; encoded by the coding sequence ATGACTCAGCTCAGCGACAAGGTCGCGTTGATCACCGGCGTCTCGTCAGGATTGGGCGCCGTCGTGGCGCAGGTTTTCGCGGAGCGGGGCGCGAAGGTCTTCGGCATCGCCCGCAGGGCCGACGAGATGGCGGCGGTCTTCACCGACGTGCCGGGCGGCAAGTACGCGTCGGTGGACATCTCGTCACCTGACGCCTGCCGCGACGCCGTCGCGCAGACCGTCGATGCGTTCGGGCGCCTCGACATCCTGGTGAACGTCGCGGGGTACCACCAGATGCGCCACACCACGACGATGACCGACGAGGAGTGGGACCGCGATCTCGCGGTAAACCTCAACGGGCCGTTCTACCTCTGCCGCGCCGCGCTGCCCCATCTGTTGGAGACCGCGGGCAACATCGTCAACGTCACGTCGATCGCGGGCGTGGAGGGTGAGGTGTACTCGGCGGGATACTGCGCGGCCAAGCACGGTCTGGTCGGGCTGACCCGCGCCCTGGCGATCGAGTTCACCAAGGAGAAGATCCGGGTGAACGCGATCTGTCCGGGCGGCATGCCAACCCCGCAGGCCACCGAGTTCACCGCGCCCGCGAACGCCGACTGGGACCTGATCCTGCGGATCGCGTCGCCGCGTGGATTCATGGATCCCGTCGACGTCGCCAAATCCGTTGCGTTCCTTGCCAGTGACGACGCCGCGGCTATCCACGGCGCCGTCTATCGGGTGGACAACGGAAAGGGCGCCGGCTAG